GATGATTGTGGATTGTTTTACGCAAGATCAACCCCGTGTACTGACCAAATGTATGTTAATGGCGGCATGGATTTCCTGCGTGTACGGATTTATGCAGGTGCTGGATCATTGGGTGGCGGGGGTGGATATTTTCCCGTGGAGAGGATTTTTCGGTGCGCGTATTTTTTCCACGCATGCCAATCCCAATTTCTTTGCTGATTTCCTGGTGTTTTGCGCATGGATTGTCGGAGCGGAGTATTTACGTAGCCGGCGGAAAAGTTTGCTTGTACTGGCGGCGCTACTGGTAACGGATTTATTTTTTACGGAAAGTAAAGGCGCGTGGTTAGGATTTGCCGCCTCGGCGGGATTTTTTACTTTCTTATATGCACAATCGGCCGCCTGGACACAAAAATATATTCGTTATTGTACGATTTTTGCCGGGGTGGTCATATTAGCAATAGGCCTGTTGGCAGGTGTATATGCCATGAAACGTTTTCAGTCGGTCAGCTTCCGCGCCTATACCTGGACTTCTACTTTTGAAATGGTGCAGGACAGCCCTGTAATGGGGACGGGAGTGGGCAGTTTCAAAACGATTTATCCTGCCTATCGTAAACCGCAAATTTTCTATTTGGAAAAAATACATAACAATGAAACGCAACACGCCGAAAATGAGTATTTAGAACAATGGGCCACCGCCGGAACGGTAGGGTTAATTTTCTTTTTGTATATGATTTGGTTTGTGTTATACGGTGCGTGGCGTGCGCTGAAAGCCAAAGAGGGGAAATTAGACGAGCAAGCCTATTGGTTGCTGGGATATACAGCGGCATTTTTCGGCATTTGTGTGCATAATGCTTTTGATGTGAGCATGCGCTTTGTATCTACCGGGCTCTTTTTTGCCGTGTTTGCGGCCTTGGTCGTACGGTTGAGTATGCCGGCGCAACCTGTGTCTGATTCCCAGGTGCCTACGGACGGGCCCAAGTGGCTCTTGTGGACAGGGCGGCTATTATTGGTAGCAGGACTAGGTTGGCTGTTATGGAAAGGGTTTAGCGCATTTGCACAAATTTCGGGTAATGTAGGCGCGCAAGGTGCAGGCGGGTGGTTAGTGAAAACGGTGGGTTGGATGATATTTGGCGGCGTACTGTTGGGCGGTACATGGGTATATTTGCGGGCGGCCTGGCTAAGCAGGTGGGCGCGTGTGCCGTTTATTTTGTTACTCAGTGTGTGGCCGTTACAATTTGTGTATGGGTTTTTCTTAGCGGACCATTATTATGGTTTAGCGGCGGCTTTTTCGGCGCGAAGCAATTGGGAAGGCGCTTTGGATTTTTATCAGAAAGCTATCGAGCATAATCCGTTTAATGTGTCTTATTATCAATATCGTGCCTATGTGTTACGCTCCATGATGGATTTACAGCGCGGATATATGCCGCTTAAAGGAGATAAAAAACCGGCCATCGCGGAAAAACCCCTCAATGATTATGAAAGGGTTTTACGGGATTTGTCTATGGTACGTCGTCGCGCGCCCAACAATGCGTTGTTATACCAGGCGTATGGGGAATTTTACTACAGTTATGCGGTGTACTATACCAATCTGTCTCAGACGGCTGAGCTGGATTATCAACGCAAAGAATATGAAGCAAAAGCGATCGAAAATATGGAGCTGGCCAAGAAAAGTTTTCAACGTTCTCTCTTAACAGATCCGGTCAACGAAGCGACCTATGTTTACTTAACCAGTATCGCGATGATGGAGCGCAATCCGGCCGCCGCTCAGGCGTGGATTGACGCCTATCGCCGGGGGCCTAAGGGCGTAACGGAAGAAGAATTTCTGAAAACGCATCAACAGTCATTTCGTTTAGCGCAAATGGAACAACAGTTGCGTCTG
The nucleotide sequence above comes from Elusimicrobiaceae bacterium. Encoded proteins:
- a CDS encoding O-antigen ligase family protein — protein: MVTSSRKNRKRVPAETPDTTSSRVSLLPFLNKAISWGLGLLCVLISISFYTGTYDTAFVKLTLFQMGGITLAALWLCSLAVQKRFPLNRQNILWCLPFVLYFGWNFIGYLCAPYPAEAFDEFFRYVLYFLLTLMIVDCFTQDQPRVLTKCMLMAAWISCVYGFMQVLDHWVAGVDIFPWRGFFGARIFSTHANPNFFADFLVFCAWIVGAEYLRSRRKSLLVLAALLVTDLFFTESKGAWLGFAASAGFFTFLYAQSAAWTQKYIRYCTIFAGVVILAIGLLAGVYAMKRFQSVSFRAYTWTSTFEMVQDSPVMGTGVGSFKTIYPAYRKPQIFYLEKIHNNETQHAENEYLEQWATAGTVGLIFFLYMIWFVLYGAWRALKAKEGKLDEQAYWLLGYTAAFFGICVHNAFDVSMRFVSTGLFFAVFAALVVRLSMPAQPVSDSQVPTDGPKWLLWTGRLLLVAGLGWLLWKGFSAFAQISGNVGAQGAGGWLVKTVGWMIFGGVLLGGTWVYLRAAWLSRWARVPFILLLSVWPLQFVYGFFLADHYYGLAAAFSARSNWEGALDFYQKAIEHNPFNVSYYQYRAYVLRSMMDLQRGYMPLKGDKKPAIAEKPLNDYERVLRDLSMVRRRAPNNALLYQAYGEFYYSYAVYYTNLSQTAELDYQRKEYEAKAIENMELAKKSFQRSLLTDPVNEATYVYLTSIAMMERNPAAAQAWIDAYRRGPKGVTEEEFLKTHQQSFRLAQMEQQLRLPPFSGWWK